The sequence CAATCAAGGAAGTTCAACGGGAAATGGCGTCCGACCTCGGCCAGCTTCCTCGATTGGAATTCAAAACAATGATTTGAGCATGCTCAACCCTCAAGTGAATCGACCATTTTCTGTTGTGAATGTTCCTATTGTGCAGCAACCAGCGAATATTCCGTGCCTGGTTCCAACTCCGGCTCCACCAGCTCCAGCACACTTTTCTCAACCGGTGTCTTCCCAGAGAGTTGCACAACAACAACAGAACACTTTGCAAAAAGCGCTGAACGATGAACTCAAAGGAAATCTGAACAAAAGACCTACTGGCACGACGGCACCACCGTCAAATGGGTTCAATGCTCCACGAGCAGACGTTGCACCGGTCCAACAGCGACCGATCTCATCGGCATCTATTCCAGCGCTCCAACCACAACCCATTCAACACATTCAGAAGCCTATCCAACCGCAACAAGTTCGTATACCGCCATCAACAGCTCCCGTTCAGAAACCAGTTCAAGTCTCAGCTCCTACCCATAGTAATGTGGCACCCACAACTTCATCTCAAGCGTCTGCAGATGCACGCAATCCGCTACCTCCAAAAACAAGCCCACCAGTTAGCAACACGCCTATCACAGTTGCTCCTGTTCACGCGGCACCAACTACTTCGGCACCATCAACTTCGGTGGTAACGAGAAGGCCAACTTCAACCACAGCTCAAATGTCGGACGAGGAGAGACGGTCAAGAATTGCCATGGACATCAGCTCTGCACTTCCAGCTCCCAGTGCTTTGCTCTATGGATCTAACTCCACATCATCACTTCCGTCAGCGGCAGTGTCTACAGCGTCTTCTGTGCCATCAACTGCAAGAGACAATCCAGTGGAAACAAGACCATCTCAACCTCATGTTACCATGCCACCCAAAAAATCTTCTGAGCCGATTCTCTCGTCTGAGGTGCTCCAACCAACTCGTCTGCCATCTGCCACAACTTCGCAGGCAAAACCAGTGACTCAACCAATCCGTCACCCATCACCTCCGGTAGCCACTGTTATACCGACTGCAGTGGTTGACAAAAAGCCAGTTTCACAAAATCAAGGAAGCAACGTTCCTTTGTTTAACATTACCAACTCCAGCAACGGGTACCCTCAGTTAAATGGATATCCAAACTATGGAAACGGTTTTCAGGCGTATGGTTATGGAATGAACTATCATCAAGGtaatctttatttttcattaggtttttaataattgaaaatatgtttcagGATATCCTGGATATCAAGGATACAATTCATATGGCAACGGAATGGGGCAGCTTGCACTGACCCACAACGCCGTCACTTCTTTGCCACCGTTGGTTCCATCAGAGAACAGATTCTCCGGAACAGCCCAACCACTTGGCGAGTCTGACATTATGGAGTTTTTGGGAACACAGCAACGTCAAGCGGGTTCTTCATCGCGAGCAGTTCCACCTGCATCTGCATCCACGTCAGCAGCTTCTGGAATCACGGATTTGAGTATGGCAGATAAGATGGAGGTGTTGTATAGAGAAGCTGATTTTACGCAGTAAGTTAAACACGTGTAAGCCAGGAGATTCTTAAGCCGGCGACGAGACGTGGTGAACCACAATAAAAAGAtagccaaatttttcaaaaaagttttgttccaatctcagttttttttttggttttaaaaagttaattacAACTGTGTAAATGCttgacaaatatttttgcattaaagTTACAAAATTTGTTGTAATACTATGTATGTACAACCCAGATATGAGCTCtcaaaatataagaaaataGAAGAGTCGGGTTTTTTGTCGATAGCAGCAATCTCTGGCCTTAACATGACCCCATTTGAAATAGCCATGCTCACAAATCTTATGTTGTAAGATTAATAACAAATCTTCTTTTCAGTAAAGGAAATTGTGATACCATGGTTTCTCAGTGCAACGGAAACACCGAACAGGCGTTGAAGCTTCTCAAACAACAACACTTGGTGGATATGGAACTTGCAATGTCAACGGAGACCGCCCGACAAGCACTCGAGGCCAGACAGTATGATCTCCCTGCAGCCGCCAACATGTTGCTCGGCTGAGCCAAGAAACTAATGTATTATAGTTGTATACTTTTTCCGCCTCTCGCTCTCTCACTCATTTCTGTGATAAAATTATTTGTGTGTGTCTGAACATTGAATGTATAGGCTTTACCAATGCCCGTCGCCATTTTACTAGTAGCTTACATAATTCGTCAGTGTTTGTAATTAAAgtgactctttttttttgttttctcataTTTATATCGGCCACTTCCCCTTCCCCTCACTTTTCTCAGTTAACTGTTGTCAAAAGTACAAGTTGTACTACTTTGCCATTGATGTTACCCACTTTTTTAATGCCTATGAaacgaattttaaaatgagttggaaattttgattcattCCAAAGTAAATATATACAAAGATGAAATATATATGGAGGAGTTAAGAGTTAAGGCGAATGTTCAATATTTagaaattgccattttttgtgACCAAAAAAGTAGCCGGTGTGTGGTTGTGACCTTACACAGGGAAGTGAGAAAAGATTGGAGGTTAAGttcaaagaaaacatttaaagaaaaaaaaacaagaaaaaacatatCTGTAAAAAGGACCGTAATTAAAAGCAtttaatcaaattatttttgagcaatCTCTCTTTGCTGGGCAACCATTTGTGGGCGGTTGTTCACAGCACCAGTGATGCCTCCAGAAGAACGGGAGAACATTCTTGGCTGCTGGGGTGTTGGTTGAGCCTGTGGAGTTGTTCTTTGTAAAGTGTAGGTCTGTTTCGGTTGTTGTGGTGGCAATGGTGGACGAGAAGTGTAGcttatctggaaaaaattaattataattgAACAGTCATTAGAAAAGGAGATCGTATCGTAAATTAATGAGAataaattggttgaaaaaacttttatttatcacaagataaatattgaaaatatgcctacaatcagaaaaaattttggtcgagaatttgaaaaaaacatattctaTTATTTTGgccatatatatatatatatatatggtTAAACTCATCATAATTCTATTATATAGTTCTATAAATTATAATTCTATAGCTTCATCCAGTTTTCtttatgtttttaaatgttatatTGAATTATGCATTAACGCACTTTTCCCATTTACCATAATTATACTTTAAcccgtttttaaatttacaagcacgaataaatttcaaataaacatttctaaacaatttttctactaCACATTATCAAAATGAGTTTTAGCCGACATTCTGTCAAAACAATACGTATAACTATTGAATACTGTAGAAAATGCGTGTCATAAATTAATATTACCTTGTAATTGTTATTGTTATTCATCTCGACTTTTCTTGTTTCCGGCTGGCTTGTTTGAGCTTCTTCAACATCTTCGCTATTTTCCTCAGGGACCGTCATtggtctgaaatttgaatgatgTTAATGTTCGacgtattttcatttttcaatcataagaaaattatatttcacaAAGTACAATAATATTTGTTTGTAATAGGTAACGAAGCCCAGATACAATCTCTTAATAACTTTGACCTCAAAAATCATCAGTTTTCAGTGACAGCTTCCGGATACAGTTTGGCCAATTTTGCCTAATGATATTAGTGAATAAGAGGATTATCAATACATTGTTCCTTTATTAATTCTGAATGGTTATTACCCTCTTAAAAAGAGAAAGTGAATTATCATTATTTATCACAACGTCTGACCTTTGTGTTTTGGAGGGTCATAATTTTGATTATATTTTGGACGTTCTCAAGAGTAGTAAAAGTCCGTTTTTGATCTCTAGAGTTTGCGTTACATTTACGTattggaaaaatgtgacgccattgattttcagtgccagttgaaaaataagaatgcCATGATAAtggattttgagaaaaaaaaaactaacctgtTGAAAAGATCTGAGCTCAGTTGTGGTCTCTTTGGTCCCTGTGGTTTGAGTTGAATTCCATACATTGCGCCATTCTCTCGGATggtctaaactttttttcaaatgtaaattATCTTCAATAATTCTTGtaactggaaaaaatggaaattcgcAACTTACTCTATAAAACCCTTGTCTTCCACGTGTGGCAACAAACTGCATTCCTTGGCATTTTGGACGTGGAATCTCGAGTCTTTTGAGTTCACACAAGTTGTCACGGATTGCGGtcattttccagaagtttttttttctgaaaactgaaattggaaagatgaaaaaactagctgaaaacggagaaaaagTGGAAGATGACACGACAAGGCAAGGAGAAAGAGCAAACTGATAATGATGAcattgaaatatgaaaaaaaaaatgacagaagGTAAGACACCCCTTGACTGATAAGAAGAAAGAAGCAGGAGGAGGTGAAAAAGAACATGTTGTCCTTTGTaggaagaagctgaaaacAAGATTCAACCTCGGAGAGTATTGACAAGAAAAGTATTTCAGCTCACTATTAGACTTCAAAATGAAACCGAAGTCATTTGAAAAAGGATTATTAAAAAAGGTCcccacaaaaattttagcggcgGACGAGCATTCAGCTAGAAAAAAAGTcgatctgaatttttatttcagtacATTCTTCACCAATTTAGAAGCCcgtaaaattgctccaaatgacaatttttgaaattgtttatgATTTCTAGGCTATTTTCAAGTAGACAAATAGTCTTAAAGCTGgttggttttttcttgaaacatatctgaaacttttccaTCCAACTCCATCAagggattttcagattttttccaaaaaaaataaaacttatgtttgtttgtttgtttattcgaaaataaGATAAATAGTAACAAAATGTAGTACATAGAAGATCAACggggaaaaatcgaataacacataaaaataaagaagacCCGTCAGAGTCCATCTTAAgtatgaaaaaaagtaaatactATTTGACAGAAGAGGATAAATCAacgagaaatttaaaagaatgaGATTTGTTGGTTTATGAGGTTCATAAACTGGGAGGGGGAAAGGAATGTTGCTACATTGTGAACTATACTGTTCCAGAGGGGAACGACAATAGAAAAGAAACCTTTGGACTTTGGATTGACTAGAGAAAGGAGCATCGGCCGACGTTGAGATCTGACATGTATAATAAATCTTTTTGCATCTGGGAAATGTACAGCGCTTGTTATAATTTTATACAAGAGAATAAGCTGTGATTTTAAGCGTGTTGAGCGGGCTGTGGCCATGTTGAGAATGCTCAGGCGGTTTTTATATGAAAGTGAATAAACTAATGAGGTGTTTCTATGTGATGTTTCCGATACTTTGTATTGTATATTGTTACGTTGTAGTATTATTCTTGAGTAGTATTTGAGAGCGGATTCTAATGCACCTGACAGTTTTGAATGAGGGGGAGGGGAGTAAATGTGGGACCCATAGTCAAGAATTGGTGAGACATACGTTTTAAACAGGTTCACATAGAATTTATTGGAGCCAGAGGGGAAGGATTTTAGGATCTGTTTTGCCCTAAGAAGTGCCAGGGAAGAGGTTCTATTGATATGCGATTTGAATGACAATTTATCGTCGGTGATAAGCCCGAGGTCTCTAACAGAGGAACTGGGGACGATGGGTAGGGAGTCAATATTGAAATTATGCCTAGGGTTTTGAGTTCCTATGTGGAGTAGGGCCGTTTTGGTGGGAGCAAGAGgcaactgatttttcaaagaccAATCTACAATGAGATCAATTGTGCTTTGAAGTTCAATTGGATCGTGACTGAATATTTTCACATCGTCagcaaaacaagaaaattgaatagaaGGGGGTATGGATAGGAGTAGGTCGttcaaaaacaatataaagAGAAGGGGACCTGTAACTGTTCCTTGGGGCACCCCAGAAGGAATGGGGAGGGCATTAGCGGAAACTGTGGAATTGATTTTGACTGAGAAAGTGCGATTGCTTAGAAAACAGGATATCCAATTGCAAAAGACGGGGTTGATGCCAAgagattttattttagaaataagtATGTCATGAGAGACTTTATCAAAAGCTTtgcagaaatcgaaaaatataatatcaaGACGTTTGTGTTCATGGAGTATAGAATGATAAAGAGAAGAAGATCGAGTGAGGGCTGCGGTGCAGCtcctaaaatttagaaaccCGTGTTGATGTTTGGATATGAGGTGACCGTATTCAGACTTCGGtgtgaaataattttctccaTTACTCTAGCAATAGTATCAGTTAAGCTAATTGGACGATAATTAGATGGATTTGAGGGGTTGCCTTTTTTGGGTACAGGAATGACAGTGGCATGCTTCCAAATGGAGGGAATGGTTGATTCTTTCAATGACTGGGAGTAAATAATAGAGAGGGGTAACGCGAGCGGTGTCGCACACTTTTTGAGCATATAAAAGTTGAGATGGTGGAGTGAAAACCCGAGCTTAGGAGgaagttttttcagaacactttatcaaaaagctttcaaaataaataagttaTAAGCCTACCTCAAAGTAGcctaaaatcataaaaataaaaataaaatattatttggagcagagaaaaaatatgtaaacAGGTGCTTTAAAATGaactttaacatttttgggtgaaaacTAAATAGAAtcttattctaaaaaaaactagagcactttcagcttaaaaaatattcttaaaGACTGTAAAAAAACCAATCCTGCAGTATCAGATGAGTAAGCGAAAAGGTGTGGTTTTTGGCAATATTTCGTTTTCTTGACTCGAGTTGACACGGAAAAGAAAGGAAGACTGGGAGACGCTAAGCAAAAGCCCGTCCTTCTAAGGCAGTTGAGCAAACATGCTTAACCAACCTTTCAGAGATTGCGACCTCCCACGTACCTACCACCACAAAATCTTTGTGAGACTTTTGTGTAAAGACTTGAATGAATGCTGCCAAAGGAGAActgacgattttttttcttttctctttattttcCGGTGAATACAGAGAATTGTGTCCATTTGACAGTTTCTCGTTAGCCTTGTGACAGCTCTATGTTTGTGCCGCCGTCCATATGTGGAAATGTTTGTTGGGAGTAGGGGGGAGGTGCTCTGCACATGTCCCAATTTGGCAGAATCTTATCAAGAAACGCGTTGCTGCCGTGTTGGCAGttggagaagaaaaaaagtgcAGACGAATTAGGGAAAGCGTGGAAATTTGAGAACGAAGTTCGAAAGACAAGTGAACATTGGAATGATTTTGGCAGACTTTTTCGGCGGGAAAGGAATTCAACTTCAGAATGCATTTTGAGTTTTAggttttgttttcaacttttaatttaatttaatttaatgatTTATAAGCATTTTGTGGTATATACACTGGAAAACTTATCACTGAACATATTATTCGCTACCGAAtagaaaaacatatttcatCGATTTAAAAGACTCAATATGGCaccaaaacaatattttcaaaaggacttctttaaaagttttcaaataaaactttttcacaaataaaattcagaaattttgagaaaagttgagcgagaaaatcaaaaaagacaAGGTCAATTTTTGAGGACAGAGCATTTGTGaatgaacatttcaaaaaacaataaaattatacGAATTTAGTGTTGCCAAAGTATGCCTTCGAAAATATGTATCTGAAGAGAATAAAGCCttaatgagaaatttttgtaaattatgCATACGATTTACAcaataaacttcaaaataattgaTCATTTTTACGAATGTTATACAAAATTACtataaaactagaaaaagtaTCATTTTTGGGAAATGGTGTTTTCCTCAGCCTTAAAATACAAACACAGTTCACACGTTTcttatttaaaagttaaaaaataattttttttaatggcgggggtataatacacaagtacctaatttttagtttctgaatcttaaaaaaaagtttactttATATTTATTCTGCAATCATCGTTTtcatatacaatttttaaaaatgtgttttgaaaAGTGCACTGAGAGCTAAAacttaaaatgttcaattttaacttaataaaaaactaataaaataatcCTGTAACGGGAATGAATTTCAATCGAGAAAACAAATCCGGAGACTCAAACTCCTGACTACTCGTCACCGTTTCTTGGTGTCCCATTCTTCTTCGTCTGTCCCCCCGCTCTCCTAAACTTCTTTTCAATTCATTCACGCGGCCCCTTACGTCTGTCAATTAGCATAAAAGACCTTCTACTTCTCGACACAGTGGGACGCAGCGGATTACCTCGTGGAAAGTTGCGAAGCGAGAATTGAAATGgagatggggggggggggggggggggaggaaGGAATAATCAAATTACGACAGTTTTGGTTGATGTGTCAAGTCAACGATTTTTCCATTGTTTGAGAGGGTGGGTCACACCTTTCCAGGAGCTTAAGAAATTCGAGTTTGCTATGGgagagaaattgaagaaagtaGGAAAAACGGATACAATTGGATATTTAATAAAAGGTACTGCCTAATTCTTCAAGAACGctattttgaacagaaaaaaatgtggaaattatTTCTGTGCGCAGTACTTGAATTGTgcagatttgaaaaataaaatcaagtGTTTTCATCAAATGGTATTTATTGACACACATTTTAAACAACCCCAGATAAACGAATAGTGTTTTTCATAgatgaaaatatttgagaagTTCTTGTAGAGAAATCAATTGGTAAAAATAGAGGTAGTTTTGGAAAGTTATGGGTTTTAAAACTATCACAACAAGAACTTAGTGTTtagatttgatttttaaaatattgccAATCAATGAAGtatctgaacatttttcattgaaaaagtaagaaaaaaatctgtagaaaaattatattgaaatttaaaagttgaagTCAGGAAGTAAGGCAACGCAATATATAGTATTGAATGAATCATTCAAATTactgtttttagattttaacaCAAGTataatttatcattttttgaatgcaacttttttttgaataagacTTCTTTTGAAACTCAGCATTGTAAACTCCTAGATTTGCAAATTGATGAAGAAAtcatataataaaaaaaaataaatcgacCACCCAGGCTCGTGTGGACACACAATCGCCAAGAGTTGCATTTGTGGCGTTGAACATTGAGCAGATTTGCAAACATTTAGACGATTAACAGAAAAGTACACATGTAAAAAGGGTTGACCTCTGGGGTGAAACGAAAGGGAAGGAAAAAGAGAATCGAATTAATCCAGTAcaattttgtacttttctcCTTCTCAGAAATACACCGCTTCCtcgtttcattttcttctttatttCCACTCAACTAAAAACCTCAAacagatttcattttttgcattagAAAAGACAAGTTTCTTGTGTGAGTGTTTCTGTGTGTCTAGGTGTCTATATCCATTTGTCGGTTTACGGTTTAATGAAACGTATCGGTTGGTGTGaaaagatgaagatgaagatgaaatGTAAGGAAAACGAGGGGAGAGGAAAAGCAGAAGCTTCTCACACTCTTTCAATGTTTCTTGATGGTTTAGTAGGTGAGAAAACGCATAAATCCACATAGTATAGATATATGTGTACATACAACCGTATATGCAGTTGTTGCTAAGTGGTGTGAACACAGAGTTCGAAATGGCGAAGAGGAGGTTGAAGCGGTTTGCGAGAAGACATGGGGCAAACAAGATATATTTGTACGATTACGGCAGCGATTTCTCTTGGAGTAAGATGGACCTGGGTTGCCTTGTGAagtttcgacaaaaatttggtAGAAGATGGATGAGTTTAGTGACACAATTCAGATAGGCAGGTAGAggatctaaaaaaaacacatcttCAGAAACTTGTTAGAAGAAACTGCATTTTTGCATATCATGTCCAAGTTCAGACTGACAAAAAGCgtactttttttcataagTACTTAAAAGCTTGGATCAGTATTAAAAGGtttcaagtaattttaaaaattcacagtGCTTTGTCATTTTTGTACAAAGCTCAACAAAGCACTTCGGAGAAAAAGTATTATAGCATTTCAACGACGAGTTGTGAATTTACTCGCAATTTTAAGTCGGACGTTCTTTGACGCCTGAATTAAACCGTAACAAACAcctttataattaaaaaacagTCATAGGTTTTATAAAATAAGTTAAGTTGTATAAGTGATGTCCAATGTGTCAGACTTATGTACATAAATTCGCAATGAACGAAtgttttccagagaaaaagttgttcaaaaaatgataaaactgttgttgtgtgaaaaaaaaaactatacgCGTTACTAATACACAAAAGGGTGAGTGACCTTAAcattaaattgttcaaaaaaaaaacaattagaagCATATTACACTATATGTAGAATTCATGTTGCAATAAACAATCTGCTCTTACTCTAAATTTTTCTTAACTATCAAATGATATCCGGAAAAACTTTTCTGACCAACTCAagtattttcagtttattttataataaaaaaagattcagattcttttcataaaaattctgaatttctggaaatgcTCAAAGAATTTAATCGGTAAACGAAAAAATCTGGCAAAAtggtgtcaaaaaaaaactttttaaaataagggCTCTacttttctcacattttcaatatttaagcATCACAAAGACTGCTGCAAATGAAAACCCTGAAAGCACGAAAAAAGTCTATCCCAAGCACCTACCGGTAAGAAAAGTGGGAAAACTGGGCAAATGAAAAGTGGTTTTGTGTGAGCAGAAGCATCCATCTCACCCCCTTTTTTTCCCCCAAATCACTGTGTTTATGTGCTTGTGAAGAAGCATGTACACCCCCACCCTAACGACCGTTGCCGGTGATGCTCAAAAGCTTGTAGTACGCGTGTTGGCTTGCTGCCGGTAGCGAGGTGCTCTTTCGAGTGGTCATGGCCGGGCGGCAAGTTGAAAAGACATTGGAATTCTCACTTGTGTGTGCGGAAGTTAGTATGCGCGTGGAGAAAAATCTAGCGAAGGA comes from Caenorhabditis elegans chromosome X and encodes:
- the B0302.5 gene encoding uncharacterized protein (Confirmed by transcript evidence), whose translation is MTAIRDNLCELKRLEIPRPKCQGMQFVATRGRQGFYRTIRENGAMYGIQLKPQGPKRPQLSSDLFNRPMTVPEENSEDVEEAQTSQPETRKVEMNNNNNYKISYTSRPPLPPQQPKQTYTLQRTTPQAQPTPQQPRMFSRSSGGITGAVNNRPQMVAQQREIAQK